CGGATGTGCAGATCGGCCAGACCGTGGAAAAGGAAGTGGACCCTGCATACCTCGGCCGGATCGCGGCTCAGACGGCCCGTCAGGCTATCATGCAGCGCATTCGCCAGTTTGAGAAGGACCGCATCTACGATGACTACAAGGATACTGTGGGTGACATTGTCACGGGGACCGTGCGTCGTCGCGAGCGCGGTGACCTGATCGTCGATCTGGGCAAGGCCGAAGCCATCCTGCCGCCGCGTGAGCGTGTGCCGGGTGAGGACTACGCCCCGGGTGAAAGCATCCGTTGCCTGCTCCTCAAGATCGAGCAGACCAACCGAGGCCCGGATATCATCCTTTCCCGCTCCAATATCAATTTCGTGCGCCGTCTCTTCGAATTGGAAGTGACTGAGATTGCGGATGGCACCGTGACCATCGAAGCGATGGCCCGTGAGGCCGGGTATCGTACAAAGATTGCGGTGCATAGCGCGGACCCGAAGGTGGACCCGGTGGGTGCCTGTGTCGGTGCCCGCGGTGCCCGCGTGAAGACGATTGTCCGTGAACTTGGTGGCGAAAAGATCGACATCATTCGTTATGATCCGGACCCGCTGGTGCTCCTTGAAGAGGCGCTCAAGCCGGCGCTTCCTAAGAACATCAAGGTCAACGAAGTCGAACGCCGCATTCACTTCGATGTGGCTGAGGATGACCTCTCCATCGCGATTGGTCGCCGCGGGTTCAATGCGAAGCTGACTTCACGCCTTCTGGGCTGGAAGCTGGATATCGGCAAGGAAGAGAAGGAAGCAGTCGGGTTTGATGAGAAAGTCGCTCGCGCGGTCGAGGGTATTAACATGATCCCCGGTATCGAGCCTTCGCTGGCCGAGCGTTTGGTTGCCATTGGTCTGGTGAGTGCCGAGGCCTTTGAAGGTGTCTCTGAGGGCGACCTCCTTGATGCCGGTTTCACTTCGGAGGAAGCGACTGATGTCCTGGCCAAGGTGAATGCCTACCTCCAGCAAAACACATAAGTTTACAGATAGATCGTTAATCGCCCGGAAATTATTTCACCCGCATACAAAGAATAGAACTCATACATGAGTGTCCGTATACACCAGCTTTCCAAAGAAATCGGCATGGATAACAAGGAGCTTATTGAGCTCCTGCGAGATCGTGGCTTCGAGGTCAAAAGCGCTTCCAGCACGATCGATAACATCTCTGCCGAATCGCTGGTAGAGGAGTTTACCAAAGAGGAGTCCCCTGCCGCCGAAGCACCTGAAGCAACTGCTGAGGCCGAGGCCGCGCCTGCGGGGCCGAAGATTCCCGAAGGGGCGATCGTCAAGACGGCCGAAGATCTTCAACGTGAGCGCGAAGCGCGCGAGCAGGAAGAGGCCCGTGAAAAGGCTGAAAAGGCCGCCGCCGCTGCGGCCGCGAAAGCACCGCCTCCTGCACCCAAGGCACCTCCGGTTGCCACACCGCCGCGTCCATCGACACCGCCGACTGCCGGCCGTCCGCCCAGCCCGTCCGGTCCCCCGCGTCCGCCGGTGGCTCCGCGTCCGTCGCAACCACCCGTGGCTCCCAAGCCTTCCCAGCCGCCTGTCGCTGGCAAACCGCCCGCACCCGCCGGTCCGCCTAAGGCGGCGACCCCTCCGGTTGTCGCTCCGGCTCCGACTGCCGGCAAACCGGCTGCACCGGCCGCTGGCAAGCCGCCCGCTCCCGCCGGTCCGCCCAAGCCGCCCGCCGGTCCTCCCAAGCCTCCGTCGGCATCCATGCCTCCCTCGGTCCCGAAGCCGCCTGCGCCTGAAGCTGCGGAGGAATCGGCAGAGGACGAAGCTGCCGAGCCTGCCGAAAAGAAGATTCTGCATGCCAAGCCTCCGATCGTGGTTCGTGACTTTGCGGGGCAGATTGGCCTGAAGCCCTTCAAGCTCATTTCCGAACTGATGGAAATGGGGATTTTCGCCTCGATGAACCAGACGATCGAGGAGACGGTTGCGACCAAGTTGGCGGAACGCCACGGTTTTGTTCTTGAGATCCATCACCGTGGTGAAGGTTCCGACAAGCCGGCTGCGAAAAAGAAGGAAGAAAAACCGGCAGAGGACGATCCGCGTTTCCTCAAACCGCGTCCTCCGGTCTGTTGTATTCTCGGACACGTCGACCATGGTAAGACCACGCTACTGGATACGATCCGGAAAGCGAATGTCGCCGGAGATGAAGCGGGTGGGATTACCCAGCACATCGGGGCTTACCAGATTGATCACAATGGAAACAAGATCAGTTTCGTTGACACGCCTGGTCACGCCGCCTTCTCCATGATGCGTTCGCGTGGCGCCAATGTCACCGATATCGCGATTCTCGTGGTCGCGGCTGATGACGGTTTTATGCCGCAGACCGATGAAGCGCTGCGTTTTGCCAAGGCCGCCAACAATGCCATCGTCGTGGCGATCAATAAGATCGACGCGAAGGGGGCGAATGTGGACCGGGTGAAGCAGCAGATGCAAGAGAAGGGAATCGCTCCGGAAGACTGGGGCGGTGAAACGATCTGTGTTGAAATTTCCGCGCTCAAGGGCACGAACATTGATGAGTTGCTCGACATGATCCTGCTCCAAGCTGAAGTGCTTGAGTTGAAGGCCAACCCGAGCTGCGCCGCATCCGGTACCATAGTTGAGTCCCAGATCGAGCAAGGTCGCGGATCCACCGCGACTGTGATCGTGGAGAAGGGCACACTGAAGAAGGGTGACGCGCTGCTCTGTGGTGAGGCTTATTGTAAGGTGAAGTCCATGTTGGATGACGCCGGTAATGTTCTGCGAGACGCGCCGCCGGCCACTCCGGTTAAGATCATGGGCTGGTCGACAACCCCGAAGTCGGGCGCGAAGTTCTCCACGGAGAAGAACGAGAAGATGGCCAAGCGTGCGGCGGAGGAAGCGACTCTGGACCGCAAGCGTGAGGCTGCTTTGCAGGCCAAGGAAGATTCCCAGAAGGCTCCGGCCACCACTGTGGAAGATCTTTTCGCCGCGATCGAAAATCAGCAGAAGAAGTGCCTCCGCGTGATTGTGAAGTCGGACGTGCACGGTTCGGCCGAAGCCTTGGTCAACAGCCTGGAGGCGATCGAGAGCGACAAGGTGGACCTCGACGTCATTTCTTACGGGGTCGGCAATATTACCAAGAACGATATCACGCTGGCCAGTGCCGGTGGCTCCTGCATTGTTGGTTTCAATGTGAAGCTCGATAACGGTGTGCAGAGTCTGGCAAAGCACCACAACGTGCGGATTATCCAGCACGAGATCATCTACGAACTGCTCGATCAGGTCGAAGAAGAGATGGCCGGGTTGCTCGAGGCTGAGATGTCCGAGCGTAAGCTGGGCGCCGCCGAGGTTCGTCAGGTCTTTGGTGTCGGCAAGGGACGCAACGTTGCCGGCTGTATGGTTACCGAGGGTACCATCAACCGCGGCCGCAAGGCCCGTGTTCTTCGCGATGGCGAGTTGATCCACGAAAGCACGATCGATACGCTTCGCCGCTTCAAGGACGACGTCAAGGAAGTGCGCGCCGGCTACGAGTGTGGTATCAATGTTGACGGCTACGATGACTACGAAGAGGGCGACATCATCGAATGCTTCGATGTCGAGGCGATCCGTCCGTCCCTTCGATAACACGCTCCTTTCACATATCTGCTGAAAGGTCCAATCCCTTTCAATTATGTCTAAACGTATTACACGGGTTAACGAATTGTTGCATCGCGAAATCAGCGGGCAACTTCGGCGCTACTACCGCAATGATGCGGTCAATATCACGATCAGCGAGGTGGAAACCTCGACAGACCTGCGAGTGGCCCGCGTGTATTATTCGGTCATCGGAGATGCGCGTGCGATTACGGAGGCCGAAGCCTTGTTCCGTCGGATCGGCGCCGACCTGCGCCGGCGCGTCAGTAAGGAAGTGGTGCTGAAGTATTTCCCGAAATTTGAATATATCTACGATCCTTCGCTGGAGCGGGGGGCCAACATCCTGAACCTACTCGACGAACTCGACGAAGAGAATGATCGCTGAAAGTAAATTTTTCGCAGAAGACAGTGCCCGCTTTGCGGCAGCTCTGGAACAATTAAAGGGCCATAAGGTTGCGGTCCTCGGGCATGTCCGGCCGGATGGCGATTGCATCGGGTCCATCGTGGCGATGGTTCGCTTGCTCCGGAGTCAGGGGATCGAAGCCATTGGCGTAAATCGGGATCCGGTGCCCATGAACCTATGCGATTTCGTTGCCGATACCCCCTTGGTACGCTCCGAGGACTTTGAGCTGGATGGCCACATCGCTGTCACGGTCGATAGCGCTGATTTTAAGCGAGTGGGGGACCGGCTGAATGAGCTCTTTCCCGAAGTCGCGCTTAACGTGGACCACCATATTTCCAACAAAGCCTATGCCGCGGAAAACTTGATTATCGACCATGCTTCCGCGACGGCCGAGATTCTTGCCGGCTTCTTTCTTGATCTGGGATTGCCCATTGATCCGGTTATGGCCCAGGCCCTCTACGTCGGGATTGCCACGGATACGGGACAGTTCCGTTTCCCTTCAACGACTCCGGAGACCTTCGAAATTACACGTCAGCTCTGCGAGCATGGCGCGCGACCTGCCGCGGCTGCTCATGAGTTGTACGAACGCGAAAGCTTTGCCAAGATCAAGCTGCTGCAGGCCTTCCTGGCCTCGCTTCGTATGGAAGTGGAGGACCGTGTTTGCGTCGGTTTGCTGGAAGACGGCGTGTACGACGAAACGGGTGCGACGGTGGAAGATTCCGAGGGGCTTGTCGATTACGCGCGTTCGATTGAAGGCGTGGATGTGGGGGTCTTGCTGGAGCAGCGGGGACGTTCGCTCAAGGGCAGCCTGCGGGCCAAGGATCCGTTCTTCCGCGTCGATCAGGTCGCTAAGTTGTTTCATGGGGGCGGCCACGCATGTGCGGCCGGTCTGAATGTTGAGGACAGCTCGATCGAGGAGTTTCTGCCGCAGCTGATCGAAGCCATCCGTGCCCATCTGGCCGAGCTCGGGCAGCCGGCATAGCCTGTTTTATTAACTGATTATTTCCTGTTATGAGTGAAGACCCTGAAGGCATTCTTCTGGTAGATAAGCCGCAAGGTATTACCTCGCACGATGTTGTGGCCCGCTGTCGCCGGATCTTCCGGATCAAGAAGGTGGGCCATGCCGGAACTTTGGATCCGATGGCGACCGGATTGCTGATCATGCTGATCGGTCGGGCGACGAAGGTGTCCCAGTACATGATGAGCATGGACAAGGAATACATCGGTACGGTCAAATTGGGCGAAGTGACTGACTCGCAGGATGCCGACGGTGAGATTATTGCCCAGGCGCCGGTCCCCGAATTGTCGGAGGACGACGTGAAGGCTCACATGAAAGCCTTTCTGGGCGATCAATATCAGACGCCGCCCATGTATTCGGCCAAGAAGGTGAATGGGCAGCCGCTCTACAAGCTTGCGCGTAAGGGGCAGACAGTGGCTCGTGAGCCTCGGGTCATTCATATCAGCCGATTTGAACTGACCAAGTTCGACTTGCCCTACCTGAGCTTTGTCGTGGGGTGCAGCAAGGGTGCGTACATCCGGACAGTGGCTCATGATCTCGGTGAACGCATCGGTTGCGGGGGACATCTTTGTGAGCTTCGCCGTACGGGTATCGGCAATTTTCGTATTGAGAATGCGGATACTCTGGAAACCCTTCAGGAACTTTCCCCGACGAGCCTCCGCCGCAAGTTGATTCCCATTTTTCAGGCCGTGCCCAGTCACGTGCTTTAAGCCCTCCATGGATTACCCCGCCAGTGTAGAACGCTTCGATGAGCTGGACGGCCTGCAAGGCCCCCTGCATTTGGCCATCGGTGTCTTCGACGGGGTACATCTGGGGCACAAGGCAGTGATTGATTCGGCGGTCTTTTCCGCGCGTCGAGCCGGTGGGGTGGCCGGGGTCTTGACATTTGATCCGCATCCGAGCCGGCTTTTCCGGCCGGAGGAGCCCACGCGCTTGCTTGTCGGGATTGATGCCAAGGTCCGACTGCTGCATTCGGTCGGGGTGGATGTTGTCATTCGAAAGCACTTCGACCGCGACTATGCTTCAATTCCGGCTGAGTGTTTCCTTCAGGAACTCAAGACTGCGATCCCGCAGCTGGCTGCGATCTACGTCGGGGAGAATTTCCGATTCGGTAAGAAGCGCTCCGGTGATGTGAATACACTGGTTGAAACCGGAGCAGCCTTGGGGGTGGGCGTTTTCAGTGTCGACCGCATTAAGCTGAACGGGATGCCGATCAGTAGTACGCGGATCCGTGGGGAACTCGAGTCCGGTAAGATCGAGAGTGTGAATGCCTTGTTGGGCTATAACTATTTTGCCGAGGGGCAGGTTGTCTCCGGAGCCCGCTTGGGACGTACGATCGGGTTTCCTACCCTCAATCTGCCTTGGGATCCGGAATGTCGCCCCTGCTTCGGGGTCTACCTCGTGCGTTTTCGTCAACCGGGAACGGCGGTATGGGCGTATGGTGTGGCCAACTACGGGGTGAAGCCGACGGTTCAGTCGGAATCACAGGTGCCTGCTTTGGAGGTGCATGCGCTTGAGGCGACCGGGCTGGATACCGGAGACAGTCTTTACGTGGAGTGGCTTCGTTTTATACGCCCGGAGCAGAAGTTTGAATCGCTGGAGGCCCTCAAAGCGCAGATTGCCGAGGATGCGGCCACGGCGCGTAATCTGGCTGCACATGTCTGAGCGCATTCTTGAATTCGAGGTGCCGGCGGATGTCCGTTCCGAACGGGCCGATAAATTCTTTGCCGCCAAATTCGAGGATGTCAGCCGGGCGCGCTTGCAACGGGCCTTCGAGGCCGGTCAGGTGACTTTTGACGGGGAAGTGATCGACAAGCGTTTCAAGTTGTCGCGACCCGGCTTGTTGCGCGCGATTCTGGACGAGCCGGATGCCGAACAGGGGCCTCAGGCGGTTGCCATGCCTCTGGATGTCATCTACGAGGATGCTTCCATCGTCGTCGTCAACAAGGTTGCGGGTATGGTGACACATCCGGGGAGCGGTACCGGCGATGATACGCTTGTTCATGCACTCCTGCACCATTGTGGTGGGGTACTCAGTTCGGTCGGTGCGCCGGAACGTCCGGGAATCGTGCATAGGCTGGACAAGGAAACTAGTGGACTGATTGTCGTGGCCAAGAATGATTTGGCGCATCACCGACTCGCCGCAGCATTCAGCGCGAGGGAGACCTTTAAACGATACACCGCATTGGTGCTCGGCGTTCCCAAACGTGCCTCAGGCACATGCCTCGAACCGATTGGCCGCCATCCGGTGCATCGGACCCGTATGGCCGTGGTCCGCGGAGGGCGCGAGGCGCACACCGATTGGTCGGTGGTCGAAACATATGCCAAACAAGCAGCCTGTGTACATTGCGTGATTCATACCGGCCGCACGCACCAGATCCGCGTGCACCTGAGCCATCTCAAGCATCCTTTGTTGGGGGACAGCACCTACGGCTTCAAACCCACTCGCTTGCCGGGCATCGATGTGCCCCGTGTGATGTTGCACTCCACCGAACTCCACATCCAACACCCCGAGCGAGACGAATTGATGCGCTTTATCGCTCCCTTACCCCAGGATTTTGCAGACCTCATCGCACGCCTAAAACAAGGCTGACCGGGGGGGGCTGTAATCCGAGGCTTGCGCAGGCAAGTTTTCGGGTAGTTTTGGACATGCCCTGCATCGGGGATGCCTTTAGGCGTTTGGATTTGTGCCTTGCAGCAGTTCGGCGGCGATGCCGTAGCGCAGGTTATAAAAGGAATGCGTGAGTTCTGTACGCCGGGCAGTTCGAAGGACGGCTTCGATTGTGATGAGTGCGGTGGGGATGATGTCGGCGCGTGATGCCGGCAGGTGGGGGACCGCCATCCGCTCGTGAAGGGGCATTTGGCAGAGCTCGGCTTTCAGGCGGTTGATGTCTTCGAGCCTTAGTACAGGTGGAATGGCTTCGATGTCCTTACTCTGCTGAAAGGCGAGCATTGCCCGTGAAATGACGAAGGCGCCACCAGTGACGAGCAGGGGCAGTTGCTGTGGCTCGAAACTAAAACCTGCCTGACGTATGGTCTCCGTGACGTGGGCACGAATCGCCTGCTCGGTTACTTCTGAAACAGTTGCGTCCCGGTTCTCAATGAAGCGTTCGGTCAAGCGGACCGCCCCGAGTTGAAGGGAAATGGCCTGCTCAATGGCAGCATTGTGGAATCGAATCAGTTCCAGACTGCCGCCTCCGATATCCATCTGTATGAAATCGCGGATTCCGGCGACATGTGGGTCGCATGCCAGACCCCGCCCAATATACGTCGCCTCCTCGGTGCCTTTGAGTACCCGGATTTTAAAGCCGGTGACATCTTCCACCATGGTGGTGAAATCCATTCCGTTAATCGCATCCCGGACCGCGCTGGTTGCCACAATGGTTACCTGTGCCGGTTCGTACTGATGAGCGAGGCGCAGCAGTTCCACGATGGTCGCACAGCCTTTTTTCATGGCCTCATCCGTGAGGCTGGGCAGGGTTTTACTGATTCCCGCGCTGATCCGGGTCTCAATGGTTTCGACGAAACAAGTGTCGATCGTGCCCGGATGGGACCCTTGCCGGGCGACCAGAAGCTTGATCGAATTGCTCCCGACATCAATAACAGCGACTTTGGCAGAGGATGACATGGAGTGGATCTTTCAGACTGTGCAGAGGCTGGCAAAATCTTTCCGCGTCTCGAAGGCGGGTTCCGGAAGGCGATGGATTGGAGTTGCAAAGCAGGCGGACTGTCGATGAAAACGGTGCATGTTTTACGATGAGGTCAAGGTCAGCTTCAAGGCAGGCAAAGGCGGGGACGGATGTTTCAGCTTTCGCCGGGCCAAGTATGAGCCCAAGGGTGGGCCCGACGGAGGAAATGGCGGCCGCGGCGGCAATGTGTTCATCGTGGGCGACACGAATGTCGCGGATTTGACGGACTTTCATTTCAAGCCCGGCTGGGCGGCGAAGAACGGGGAGCCCGGTCGTGGCAGCAACCAGCACGGGGCGAAAGGCGAGGACCTGATCCTTCGCCTGCCGGTTGGCACGGTCGTGGTGGACCGTGAGACTGACGAGGTTGTGGCCGAGGTGCTGGAGCATGGCGACCAGGTCTTGCTGCTTGAGGGCGGCGAAGGCGGCAAGGGCAACGATGAGTTCAAGTCCTCGACCAACCAGGCACCCCGGCAATATACCTTGGGAAAGCCGGGAGACGCCGGCGACTTCAGGCTGGTGGTCAAGACGATTGCCGACGTGGGCCTGATCGGCTTTCCAAATGCAGGGAAATCGACCTTGCTGAACATGATGACCAATGCGCACCCGAAGACGGGCGCATATCCCTTTACCACCATGTTTCCCACCGTAGGCGTTCTGGAGTATCCGGAGCAGTACGAGCGGATCACGTTGGCCGATATTCCGGGATTGATCGAGGGGGCGAGCGAGAACCGTGGTCTGGGGCATCGTTTCCTCAAGCATGTGGAGCGCTGCAAGGTACTACTCATCATGATCGATATGGAAGGGACGGACGGACGTGAGCCGCTCTCGGACTACCGGGTCCTCGTGAATGAGTTGAAGCTTTACATGCCCGGATTGGCGCGGAAGCCGGTCCTGGTCGCGGCCAACAAAATGGACGAGCCGAATGCCGTGGAGAATTTGAAGCTCTTCAAGAAGAAGCTGAAGCTGGAGCAGGTTTATCCCATCTCCTGTGTGTCGGATGAGGGCTTTGAGACACTCAAGCAGGCGATGTTAAAGGAGGTTCTCGAGGTGCGGAAAGCGGAAGCCGAGGCCGCCGAAGAAGGCGAGTCTGAGGATCTGGAATACTAGAGCGCCCGGGCACTTTCCGGCACGAAATACCTTTTCAAGTCTGCCCGAACTGCTTTCCTTGGCAGTTCATGACTCCCCCCCGTCGACTGGATATAGGCTCGGATGATTTCGAGCGCAAACCGGAGCTTCAGAGCCATTTGGCTTGGGAGAGCTTTCTGGCGCTGGCGCGGCAGCCCCATCGCGTTCTCCTGACCGACCGCACGCACCAGCGCCGTGCGATGAAGAGCGGATTTGTTCTGGCGCTCTCCTGGATGCTTTCCCGCCGTCTCCGCGAATGGACTTCGCAGGCACGGGTCGGGATTGTCTTTCCTCCCGGGATCGGGGGGTACATCGCAAATCTGGCGGTGGTCCTGGCCGGCAAGGTACCGGTCAATCTCAACTTCACGCTTGGTCCGGCCTCGATCGAGGCCTGTCTGCGCAAGGCGGAGTTGGACTGCATCCTCAGCGCACCGGCGGTGCAGGCGAAGATTCCTCATTTTCCCTGGCCCGAATCCGGGGTGGTGGATTTGGTGGAAGCGCTGCGCGCGCTCCCCAAGGTCAAGACGCTGGCCCTGCTTGCCGCGATCTATGCACTACCGGCCAAATTGCTGGCAAAGCTGTTAAAGATTCCCCGCAGAGGCGGGAATCAGGAGGCCGGATTGCTTTTCACCAGTGGCAGTGTGGGCGAACCGAAAGGGGTCGCGCTGACCCACCGGAATATTCTCGGCAATTGTCTGCAGATCGACAGTTCCGGGCTCCTGCCCCGAACCGAGAAGATCCTGGCGAACCTCCCCATCTTTCACAGCTTCGGATTTACCGTGACCCTGTGGTATCCGTTGTTGCGCGGCTGCGGGGTGGTGACGGTTCCTTCGCCGCTGGAGTGTAAAAAAGTGGCCGAGGCGATCGAGGCGGAACAGGCGACCATCCTCATCGGGACACCGACCTTTTATAAGCCCTATTTCAAACGGGTTGAGCCGGAGCAGCTGAAGTCGCTGAAGTATGTTGTCTCCGGTGCGGAAAAGACACCGCCGGGCTTTGCGGATCATTGGGAATCGACCTTTGGAAGCACTTATTTGGAAGGCTACGGCCTGACCGAGACCTCTCCGGTGGTCAGTGTCAACCTCCCTAAGACCCCCCAGGGCGGCGACTATCCCGGGGAGTCGAAGGATGGCAACCGCCGCGGCTCCGTGGGGCGTCTTCTTCCCGGGCAGGCGGCCCGTATCCTCGATCCGGACACCCTGGGCGATCTACCGGTCGACCGAACCGGTATCCTCGCGTTGAAAGGTCCGAATATCTTTGAAGGCTACTTGAACGATTCCATACGCACCGTCGAAGTGAAGCAGGACGAATGGTTCATCACTGGGGACCTCGCCCGGTTCGACGCGGATGGGTTTCTTTTCATTGAGGGACGCTTGTCGCGCTTTTCCAAAATCGCGGGCGAGATGGTCCCTCACGGCACGATCGAGCAATATTTGAACGAATCCTATGGCTTGCTGGATGCGGAACAGCCGCTGCTGGCGGTTGCCGGACGCCCGGATCCGGCAAAGGGGGAGGCGCTGGTGCTACTGGCCGCGATGGATCTCAACTTGGATGAGGTGCGCGACAAGTTGACCGCCGCAGGCCTGCCCAACTTATGGATCCCGAAGGAGATCAAGCGTCTCGAGGCGATTCCCACCCTGGCTACCGGCAAGCTGGACTTGCGGGCCATTCAGGCGATTGCCCTGTCGTAGAATGCTTCATTCCGGAGAATCGGCTTTTCCGAAAAAATTTCTAATAAAGCACTCCTTTCATGCGTTGTTCATGTGAAACCGTCCGGTAGCGCTGCCGGTTTCACCTTCAATCCAAGATGAAAAATGAACAAGCCAGCTCTGATTCTGAGTGGATGCGCTCCATGGTGGCAGCGCATGCAGCCGACCTTACCCGTTATGCTGCGTCCATTCTTGGTGATGCCGATGCGGCCAAGGATGTTGTACAGGACAGCTTTATCAAACTATGGCAGGAACCCCGCGCGACGGTCGCCGATCACGTGCGACCCTGGCTCTTCCGTGTTTGCCGGAACCGGGCCTTGGATGTCCGGCGGAAAGGCGGGCGCATGAAACCGCTCGACGAAATGCAGACCGACCGTACGCCGGTCGAATCGCCCGGTCCGGAGGCAGTGGCTGAGACCCGGGACAGCCACGCCCAGTTGCTGCGCATGATGCAGGGGCTGCCGGAACACCAAAGAGAGGTCGTTCGCCTGAAATTCCAGAACGGCCTCAGCTACAAGGAAATCGCTTCGATCACCGAGCTTAGCGTGACGAATGTCGGCTTCCTTCTCCATACCGCACTAAAGACCCTCCGCGCGCAGGTCGCCGCGGTCGGCGAGTAACACGAAAGGAGAAAACCAAGATGAAAATTTTACCAGATGATCCCCGACTCACC
The nucleotide sequence above comes from Coraliomargarita parva. Encoded proteins:
- a CDS encoding RNA polymerase sigma factor produces the protein MKNEQASSDSEWMRSMVAAHAADLTRYAASILGDADAAKDVVQDSFIKLWQEPRATVADHVRPWLFRVCRNRALDVRRKGGRMKPLDEMQTDRTPVESPGPEAVAETRDSHAQLLRMMQGLPEHQREVVRLKFQNGLSYKEIASITELSVTNVGFLLHTALKTLRAQVAAVGE
- the obgE gene encoding GTPase ObgE, with translation MFYDEVKVSFKAGKGGDGCFSFRRAKYEPKGGPDGGNGGRGGNVFIVGDTNVADLTDFHFKPGWAAKNGEPGRGSNQHGAKGEDLILRLPVGTVVVDRETDEVVAEVLEHGDQVLLLEGGEGGKGNDEFKSSTNQAPRQYTLGKPGDAGDFRLVVKTIADVGLIGFPNAGKSTLLNMMTNAHPKTGAYPFTTMFPTVGVLEYPEQYERITLADIPGLIEGASENRGLGHRFLKHVERCKVLLIMIDMEGTDGREPLSDYRVLVNELKLYMPGLARKPVLVAANKMDEPNAVENLKLFKKKLKLEQVYPISCVSDEGFETLKQAMLKEVLEVRKAEAEAAEEGESEDLEY
- a CDS encoding AMP-binding protein, whose amino-acid sequence is MTPPRRLDIGSDDFERKPELQSHLAWESFLALARQPHRVLLTDRTHQRRAMKSGFVLALSWMLSRRLREWTSQARVGIVFPPGIGGYIANLAVVLAGKVPVNLNFTLGPASIEACLRKAELDCILSAPAVQAKIPHFPWPESGVVDLVEALRALPKVKTLALLAAIYALPAKLLAKLLKIPRRGGNQEAGLLFTSGSVGEPKGVALTHRNILGNCLQIDSSGLLPRTEKILANLPIFHSFGFTVTLWYPLLRGCGVVTVPSPLECKKVAEAIEAEQATILIGTPTFYKPYFKRVEPEQLKSLKYVVSGAEKTPPGFADHWESTFGSTYLEGYGLTETSPVVSVNLPKTPQGGDYPGESKDGNRRGSVGRLLPGQAARILDPDTLGDLPVDRTGILALKGPNIFEGYLNDSIRTVEVKQDEWFITGDLARFDADGFLFIEGRLSRFSKIAGEMVPHGTIEQYLNESYGLLDAEQPLLAVAGRPDPAKGEALVLLAAMDLNLDEVRDKLTAAGLPNLWIPKEIKRLEAIPTLATGKLDLRAIQAIALS